GGAGGCGGCCGCTGCCAATCACACGCCTGCCCGCTTTGGAACCTTTCTGGAACCCTGACAGGTGGGGCGTCCCGACCGCGTGGCTTTTTTCCCATCTGCGGACATCGTTCTTGGAACGGTTCCAAGGCGGGCGGTGGCCTGACCGCCGGCAGCGAAGGGACACCGCGCCGACTGCGCCTGATCGCCGGTCACGACCTGCTCTTCGCCGCCGTGGCGACCGCGGTTGACAAGGCGAGAACCGAAGCCCGAGAATCGCCCCGCCGATGATCTTCGAGGAGGTGCGCGCGGGCGGCTGCCTCTCCTATCTCGTGGGCTGCCCCGAGACGTGCAGTGCGGTGCTCATCGACCCGGAGCTGAGCCAGGTCGATCGCTACCTCGCGCTCGCCGCCCGGACGGGGCTGCGCTTCCATTACATCGTCGACACGCACACCCACGCCGACCATTTCTCGGCCGCGCGCGACCTCTCGCGGCGCCTCGAGGTGCCGAGTGTCATGCACCGCGCGAGCCTCGCGCCCTACGTCGACGTGCGCGTCGACGACGGCGAGACGATCATCGCGGGGCGGCTCCGGCTGCGCGTCGTCCACACACCTGGTCACACG
The Deltaproteobacteria bacterium DNA segment above includes these coding regions:
- a CDS encoding MBL fold metallo-hydrolase, with protein sequence MIFEEVRAGGCLSYLVGCPETCSAVLIDPELSQVDRYLALAARTGLRFHYIVDTHTHADHFSAARDLSRRLEVPSVMHRASLAPYVDVRVDDGETIIAGRLRLRVVHTPGHT